In Limnochordia bacterium, a genomic segment contains:
- a CDS encoding cyclic lactone autoinducer peptide, whose translation MKRLLLTLAAAAAMVFALVNVSSASLWVFHQPEVPKSLRD comes from the coding sequence ATGAAACGGCTATTATTGACGTTGGCGGCAGCAGCAGCGATGGTATTTGCCTTGGTCAATGTTTCTTCGGCTTCCCTTTGGGTCTTCCATCAACCAGAAGTACCAAAGAGCCTAAGAGACTAA